Proteins from one Deinococcus sp. AB2017081 genomic window:
- a CDS encoding HepT-like ribonuclease domain-containing protein → MPLFPDVRLGTVAALLRAGQPAWGALGVSRVRVFGSVARGEAGTDSDIDVLVDFGPGPARGLLDLMRVRGVLEDLLSRRVDVVTEAALTPPLRADILADAVDVMTVPTPVPVAHRPKRWSLQVQRLIGIIDRASGHVAGLEFAAFTLDTRTQDAALHLLVLLGEGTKTIPQSVQDTHPEVPWALLRDVRNLVAHDDLGIDPALLWHTVTVELPMLRPALQALADSPLA, encoded by the coding sequence ATGCCCCTGTTTCCGGACGTGCGCCTGGGCACCGTGGCGGCCCTGCTGCGGGCGGGACAGCCCGCGTGGGGGGCGCTGGGCGTGTCGCGCGTGCGGGTCTTCGGGTCGGTGGCGCGGGGCGAGGCGGGCACGGACTCGGATATCGACGTGCTGGTGGACTTCGGGCCGGGGCCGGCGCGGGGCCTGCTCGACCTGATGCGGGTGCGCGGGGTGCTGGAAGACCTGCTCTCGCGGCGGGTGGACGTGGTCACGGAAGCCGCCCTGACCCCGCCCCTGCGGGCCGACATCCTGGCCGACGCGGTGGATGTCATGACCGTGCCCACGCCGGTGCCGGTGGCGCACCGCCCGAAGCGCTGGTCGCTTCAGGTGCAGCGCCTGATCGGAATCATCGACCGTGCGTCGGGTCACGTGGCGGGGCTGGAGTTCGCGGCCTTCACGCTGGACACGCGCACCCAGGACGCCGCGCTGCACCTGCTCGTCCTGCTGGGCGAGGGCACCAAGACCATCCCCCAGTCCGTGCAGGACACGCACCCGGAGGTGCCGTGGGCGCTGCTGCGCGACGTGCGCAACCTCGTGGCCCACGACGATCTGGGAATCGACCCGGCGCTGCTGTGGCACACCGTCACGGTGGAACTTCCCATGCTGCGCCCCGCGCTTCAGGCTCTGGCGGACTCGCCGCTGGCGTGA
- a CDS encoding 4'-phosphopantetheinyl transferase superfamily protein has protein sequence MIVAIGHDLIEIGRIRAMLEREGRRADKLFAPTELDYCARLSDPAPSLAARFAAKEAFQKVWPRPHGWRDVWVQRDRTPDGPFPFAPPVLGYAPEIAAEMQRRGWVAHLTLTHTKEHASAVVLLEAR, from the coding sequence GTGATCGTCGCTATCGGACACGACCTGATCGAGATCGGCCGCATCCGCGCCATGCTGGAGCGCGAGGGCCGGCGTGCCGACAAACTCTTCGCGCCCACCGAACTCGACTACTGCGCCCGCCTGAGCGACCCCGCGCCCAGTCTGGCCGCCCGCTTCGCCGCCAAGGAGGCCTTCCAGAAGGTCTGGCCCCGCCCCCACGGCTGGCGCGACGTGTGGGTGCAGCGCGACCGTACCCCGGACGGCCCCTTCCCCTTTGCTCCCCCGGTGCTGGGCTATGCCCCCGAGATCGCCGCCGAGATGCAGCGGCGCGGCTGGGTGGCCCACCTGACCCTGACCCACACCAAGGAACACGCCTCGGCCGTGGTGCTGCTGGAAGCGCGGTAG
- a CDS encoding HAD family hydrolase, producing the protein MPIRLIATDLDGTLLRSDLSVSPRTRAALDAARAAGLHVVPVTARQPRGVRRIAEAAGFTQWALCGNGAHGVHLSTGEVLFEAHVAADVQRALAVALAERVPGTLFVSVREGGEVFVAQTGYADIAHVEDHKREPAEMGAHGLDAVLEQPSLKFIVRHPRLTPRELLVELRALGLPGFAVTHSGAPFLEVLAEGVSKAWGLERLCAHLGVQRSEVLAFGDAPNDAEMLAWAGRGVAVANADTEARDAAPERTLSNDEDGVAAVLEGLLAQSSGG; encoded by the coding sequence ATGCCCATCCGCCTGATCGCCACCGACCTCGACGGCACGCTGCTGAGAAGCGACCTGAGCGTGAGCCCCCGCACCCGCGCCGCCCTGGACGCCGCCCGCGCGGCCGGACTCCATGTCGTGCCGGTGACCGCCCGGCAGCCCAGGGGTGTACGCCGGATCGCCGAGGCGGCGGGCTTCACGCAGTGGGCGCTGTGCGGGAACGGGGCCCACGGCGTTCACCTGAGCACCGGCGAGGTGCTGTTCGAGGCCCACGTGGCGGCCGACGTGCAGCGGGCGCTGGCGGTGGCCCTGGCCGAGCGTGTGCCGGGCACGCTGTTCGTGTCGGTGCGGGAAGGCGGTGAGGTCTTCGTGGCACAGACGGGCTACGCGGATATCGCCCACGTCGAGGATCACAAGCGCGAGCCCGCCGAGATGGGCGCACACGGGCTGGACGCGGTGCTGGAGCAGCCGAGCCTGAAGTTCATCGTGCGGCACCCGCGCCTCACGCCACGGGAACTGCTGGTCGAGCTGCGGGCGCTGGGCCTGCCGGGCTTCGCCGTCACCCACAGCGGGGCCCCCTTCCTGGAGGTGCTGGCCGAGGGCGTGAGCAAGGCGTGGGGGCTGGAGCGCCTGTGTGCCCACCTGGGCGTGCAGCGGTCGGAGGTGCTGGCCTTCGGGGACGCGCCCAACGACGCCGAGATGCTGGCCTGGGCCGGGCGCGGCGTGGCGGTGGCAAACGCCGACACCGAGGCGCGGGACGCCGCGCCCGAACGAACCCTAAGCAACGATGAAGACGGTGTGGCCGCCGTGCTGGAAGGACTGCTGGCGCAATCGTCAGGGGGCTGA